A single Curtobacterium sp. MCJR17_020 DNA region contains:
- a CDS encoding GNAT family protein: MVALRPWSVDDAPALLLARRTTPDLDTQFPDADLRDEAQSREHISRSLGFGDRAKNWAVVDDGVAIGNVGLTAIEFRHGTAWASYWLARGGRGRGLATAALASVSSWAFGVGLFRLELGHRVNNPASCRVASAAGFAAEGTERQKLRYGVERFDVETHARLATDPAPALPTLPVHADGVGRGSS; encoded by the coding sequence GTGGTCGCCCTGCGCCCGTGGTCGGTCGACGACGCACCCGCGCTGCTCCTCGCCCGGCGGACGACGCCGGACCTGGACACGCAGTTCCCCGACGCCGATCTGCGCGACGAGGCGCAGTCGCGCGAGCACATCAGCCGTTCCCTCGGATTCGGCGACCGCGCAAAGAACTGGGCGGTCGTGGACGACGGTGTCGCGATCGGGAACGTCGGGCTCACCGCGATCGAGTTCCGGCACGGGACGGCTTGGGCGTCCTACTGGCTGGCGCGTGGGGGACGCGGACGCGGACTGGCGACGGCGGCGCTGGCGAGTGTCTCGTCCTGGGCGTTCGGCGTCGGGCTGTTCCGCCTGGAGCTCGGGCACCGGGTGAACAACCCCGCGTCCTGCCGGGTCGCCAGTGCCGCCGGGTTCGCCGCGGAGGGCACCGAGCGACAGAAGCTGCGGTACGGCGTCGAACGCTTCGACGTGGAGACCCACGCTCGGCTCGCGACGGATCCGGCCCCGGCTCTGCCGACGCTGCCGGTGCACGCGGACGGTGTCGGTCGGGGCTCGTCCTAG
- a CDS encoding MFS transporter, translated as MDPLVTTTPSNHPTAAPAADDRLPWFPLALLAAIGFVLVAMETMPAGLLPVIADGMGTSEGTVGLFVSAYAIGTVIATVPAIALTRGLRRKPLLMTAIAVLVIANTLTAFAPNVTVALVTRFVAGAASGVIWGMFATYARRISPARFAGVSLAIVSTGAPVGFALGTPLGSFIGTALDWRWSFIGLSLVGVVILALIAVFVPDAPGQTGTAKLSVVKVFRIRGIAIILAVIAAWMVAHNTIYTYISPYLRVTGTDLSAGFVLLVYGIAAILGVVVTGALLDRHPRPLLHLSVGLFVVTGVVLLVGHASPVAVLVAAVLWGVSFGGASTQLQAALTTAGGENADVASAFLPVAFNIAIFVAGIFGAALLTVFDGLVLAVVMIVFGAIAAVLTLVGRRSAFPARL; from the coding sequence ATGGACCCCCTCGTGACCACGACCCCGTCGAACCACCCGACGGCCGCACCCGCTGCCGACGACCGACTTCCGTGGTTCCCGCTCGCACTGCTCGCGGCGATCGGGTTCGTGCTCGTCGCCATGGAGACCATGCCCGCGGGGCTCCTGCCGGTCATCGCGGACGGCATGGGGACGTCCGAGGGCACGGTCGGACTGTTCGTCAGCGCCTACGCGATCGGCACCGTCATCGCCACGGTGCCGGCGATCGCACTCACGCGGGGCCTACGCCGCAAGCCGTTGCTCATGACGGCCATCGCCGTGCTGGTCATCGCGAACACCCTCACCGCGTTCGCGCCGAACGTGACCGTCGCGCTCGTGACACGGTTCGTCGCCGGCGCGGCGTCCGGCGTCATCTGGGGCATGTTCGCCACCTACGCGCGGCGCATCAGTCCCGCGCGGTTCGCAGGCGTGTCCCTCGCCATCGTCTCCACGGGCGCGCCCGTCGGCTTCGCGCTCGGCACGCCGCTCGGGTCGTTCATCGGCACCGCCCTGGACTGGCGCTGGTCGTTCATCGGCCTCAGCCTCGTCGGGGTCGTCATCCTCGCGTTGATCGCCGTGTTCGTGCCGGACGCACCCGGCCAGACGGGCACCGCGAAGCTGTCCGTGGTCAAGGTGTTCCGCATCCGTGGGATCGCGATCATCCTCGCTGTCATCGCCGCGTGGATGGTCGCGCACAACACGATCTACACCTACATCTCGCCGTACCTGCGGGTGACCGGCACCGACCTCAGCGCCGGATTCGTCCTCCTCGTCTACGGCATCGCGGCGATCCTCGGCGTCGTCGTCACGGGCGCCCTCCTCGATCGACATCCCCGGCCGCTGCTGCACCTGAGCGTCGGACTGTTCGTCGTCACCGGCGTCGTGCTGCTCGTCGGCCACGCATCGCCGGTCGCCGTCCTCGTCGCCGCCGTCCTGTGGGGTGTCAGCTTCGGTGGTGCCTCGACGCAGCTGCAGGCGGCGCTCACCACGGCCGGCGGGGAGAACGCCGACGTCGCCAGCGCGTTCCTACCGGTCGCGTTCAACATCGCGATCTTCGTCGCCGGGATCTTCGGAGCCGCGCTGTTGACCGTGTTCGACGGACTGGTCCTGGCCGTGGTGATGATCGTCTTCGGGGCGATCGCGGCGGTGCTCACCCTGGTCGGTCGGCGATCGGCGTTCCCCGCGCGTCTCTAG
- a CDS encoding SDR family NAD(P)-dependent oxidoreductase — MTEPQTFFITGTSRGMGTEFARAALDAGHHVVATGRDPERVVAAVGTHDELLAVALDVTDERTVRSAVDAAIERFGRIDVLVNNAGSFQGGFFEEVSPEQFRAQMETNFFGAMNVTRAVLPVMRAQGSGRVISISSTAGIVAGAGGSAYAASKFALEGWMEALYDEVLPFGIHTTVVEPGFFRTDLLAEGSSTFWGDVHLDDYRSSSDQTKEFFRGMEGKQSGDPAKLARTLLALTEMSAPPVRLVAGADSVEGVVRKAQQLVEQARAFPELTSSLDLDDQQR, encoded by the coding sequence ATGACCGAACCCCAGACCTTCTTCATCACCGGGACCAGCCGCGGCATGGGCACCGAGTTCGCGCGCGCAGCCCTGGACGCCGGACACCACGTCGTCGCGACGGGGCGGGATCCGGAACGCGTCGTCGCAGCGGTGGGCACGCACGATGAGCTGCTCGCCGTCGCGCTGGACGTCACGGACGAGCGCACCGTCCGGAGCGCGGTCGACGCCGCGATCGAACGGTTCGGCCGCATCGACGTGCTCGTGAACAACGCCGGCAGCTTCCAGGGCGGGTTCTTCGAAGAGGTCTCCCCGGAGCAGTTCCGCGCGCAGATGGAGACGAACTTCTTCGGTGCGATGAACGTCACCCGCGCGGTGCTCCCCGTCATGCGGGCACAGGGCTCCGGTCGGGTCATCAGCATCAGCTCGACCGCGGGCATCGTCGCCGGTGCCGGTGGGAGCGCGTACGCCGCGTCGAAGTTCGCGCTCGAGGGGTGGATGGAGGCGTTGTACGACGAGGTCCTGCCGTTCGGCATCCACACCACGGTCGTCGAGCCCGGCTTCTTCCGGACCGACCTGCTCGCCGAGGGCAGCTCCACGTTCTGGGGCGACGTCCACCTCGACGACTACCGGTCCTCGTCGGACCAGACCAAGGAGTTCTTCCGCGGCATGGAGGGCAAGCAGAGTGGCGATCCGGCGAAGCTCGCCCGGACGCTCCTTGCCCTGACGGAGATGTCCGCACCGCCGGTGCGCCTCGTCGCCGGTGCGGACAGCGTCGAGGGGGTCGTGCGGAAGGCGCAGCAGCTCGTCGAACAGGCGCGGGCGTTCCCGGAACTGACCTCATCACTCGACCTGGACGACCAGCAGCGCTGA
- a CDS encoding luciferase family protein produces the protein MISTPRPGVRPSVSDDGPQRQLTDRATPERWGRLVADALALPDVVEGHSQVSPASSRALFLRDRAEHVVPWTSLAPDGRLEPVHLHGVDDTSVHLCLPAARGVELTALGWATPHQYEDHGTEFLVYGPRYDHEVDVVLSIIAESLAFARDPGDEQPGHGPAWSPPPAILNR, from the coding sequence GTGATCTCCACACCTCGCCCCGGTGTCCGCCCGTCCGTGTCCGACGACGGGCCACAGCGTCAGCTCACTGACCGCGCGACCCCGGAGCGGTGGGGACGACTCGTCGCGGACGCACTGGCACTGCCGGACGTGGTCGAGGGGCACAGTCAGGTCTCGCCGGCGTCGTCGCGCGCACTGTTCCTCCGCGACCGTGCCGAGCACGTCGTGCCGTGGACGTCGCTCGCTCCCGATGGGCGCCTCGAACCCGTGCACCTGCACGGTGTCGACGACACCTCGGTGCACCTGTGCCTGCCGGCGGCTCGCGGCGTCGAGCTCACCGCTCTCGGGTGGGCGACCCCGCACCAGTACGAGGACCACGGCACCGAGTTCCTCGTCTACGGGCCGCGCTACGACCACGAGGTGGACGTCGTGCTCTCGATCATCGCGGAGAGCCTCGCCTTCGCCCGCGATCCCGGCGACGAACAGCCCGGACACGGCCCGGCCTGGAGCCCGCCGCCCGCCATACTGAACCGATGA
- a CDS encoding cysteine hydrolase family protein, producing MTRALLLVDIQLDYFPGGAFPLVEPEAAATAARTVLDSFRAAGDLVVHVFHVSTDPDATFFVPGTPGLDFHPAVAPVDGEPVLEKHAPNSFIGTGLQELLTDAGVDEVTIVGMMSSMCIDSTTRAAHELGFTATVVADACAAPDLALGGVTVPGASVHAAFMAALDGSFATVTTSDALSR from the coding sequence ATGACCCGCGCGCTGCTCCTCGTCGACATCCAGCTGGACTACTTCCCGGGCGGGGCCTTCCCCCTCGTCGAACCCGAGGCCGCTGCCACCGCAGCGCGCACCGTGCTCGACTCCTTCCGCGCTGCCGGCGACCTGGTGGTGCACGTCTTCCACGTGTCCACCGACCCCGACGCCACGTTCTTCGTACCGGGCACGCCGGGCCTCGACTTCCACCCGGCGGTCGCGCCCGTCGACGGCGAGCCGGTCCTCGAGAAGCACGCGCCGAACAGCTTCATCGGCACCGGACTCCAGGAACTGCTGACCGACGCCGGAGTCGACGAGGTGACCATCGTCGGGATGATGAGCAGCATGTGCATCGACTCGACGACCCGGGCCGCGCACGAACTCGGCTTCACCGCGACCGTCGTCGCCGACGCGTGTGCCGCGCCGGACCTGGCGCTCGGGGGCGTCACCGTCCCGGGTGCGAGCGTCCACGCCGCCTTCATGGCGGCGCTCGACGGCAGCTTCGCGACCGTCACGACGAGCGACGCGCTGAGCCGCTGA
- the arr gene encoding NAD(+)--rifampin ADP-ribosyltransferase — protein MKQAQDDGPFFHGTKADLEPGDLLTAGFRSNYRPEVVMNHVYFTAVSDGAGLAAELAAGDAEPRVYEVAPIGPYEDDPNVTDKKFPGNPTRSYRSTEPVRIVREVTDWPRLTPDALRLWRERLAALRADERGEIIN, from the coding sequence GTGAAGCAGGCACAGGACGACGGACCGTTCTTCCACGGCACGAAGGCCGACCTCGAGCCGGGCGACCTGCTCACCGCGGGGTTCCGGTCGAACTACCGGCCCGAGGTGGTCATGAACCACGTCTACTTCACGGCGGTCTCCGACGGCGCCGGGCTCGCGGCCGAGCTCGCCGCCGGTGACGCCGAACCGCGGGTCTACGAGGTCGCGCCGATCGGCCCGTACGAGGACGACCCCAACGTCACCGACAAGAAGTTCCCCGGCAACCCGACCCGGTCCTACCGCAGCACCGAACCAGTACGGATCGTCCGCGAGGTCACCGACTGGCCCCGACTCACGCCCGACGCGCTCCGCCTCTGGCGCGAGCGCCTGGCCGCACTCCGCGCGGACGAGCGCGGCGAGATCATCAACTGA
- a CDS encoding PadR family transcriptional regulator: MSSGELREPVFWILTSLTGGRQHGYAIIQAVADLSEGRVALAVTTLYASLERLQKDGLVQGDGDEVVSGRLRRYFAITSEGEQRLADEAARLDAKLRVLRTRLGRASTATSGGAA, encoded by the coding sequence ATGAGCAGTGGGGAACTCCGCGAACCCGTCTTCTGGATCCTGACCAGTCTGACGGGCGGTCGACAGCACGGGTACGCGATCATCCAAGCGGTGGCCGACCTCTCCGAAGGACGCGTCGCACTCGCGGTCACCACGTTGTACGCGTCGCTCGAGCGTCTCCAGAAGGACGGGCTGGTCCAGGGCGACGGTGACGAGGTCGTCAGCGGTCGACTCCGGCGCTACTTCGCGATCACGAGCGAGGGCGAGCAGCGTCTGGCCGACGAGGCAGCACGGCTCGACGCGAAGCTCCGCGTCCTCCGCACCCGACTCGGGCGTGCGTCGACGGCGACGTCCGGGGGAGCGGCGTGA
- a CDS encoding ABC transporter ATP-binding protein, translated as MIEVSHLTKQYGPKTAVDDVSFVVRPGSVTGFLGPNGAGKSTTMRMIMGLDRPTAGSATVNGQPYTTFRDPLRQVGALLEAKAVHSGRSAYNHLLSLAATHGIPKARVHEVIDMTGLESVAKKRVGGFSLGMGQRLGIAAALLGDPKTLILDEPVNGLDPDGVLWVRQLARRMAADGRTVFLSSHLMSEMAQTADRVVVLGRGKVLADAPIAEFVAGGGAAPGAAGGGSRVIVRTPSPEQLFQAIGPNATVTPREDGTFLVVGPDAPTVGNIAAQAGVALHELTPTGASLEEAYMALTRDDVEYRSEGTR; from the coding sequence GTGATCGAAGTCAGCCACCTCACCAAACAGTACGGTCCGAAGACCGCCGTGGACGACGTCTCGTTCGTCGTCCGACCCGGCAGTGTGACCGGCTTCCTGGGGCCGAACGGCGCCGGGAAGTCCACCACGATGCGCATGATCATGGGCCTCGACCGGCCCACCGCGGGGAGCGCGACGGTGAACGGCCAGCCGTACACGACGTTCCGCGACCCGCTCCGACAGGTCGGCGCCCTGCTCGAGGCGAAGGCGGTCCACTCGGGCCGCAGCGCCTACAACCACCTGCTCTCGCTCGCGGCGACCCACGGCATCCCGAAGGCCCGCGTGCACGAGGTCATCGACATGACCGGCCTCGAGTCCGTGGCGAAGAAGCGCGTCGGCGGCTTCTCGCTCGGCATGGGGCAGCGCCTGGGAATCGCTGCCGCACTGCTCGGCGACCCGAAGACCCTGATCCTCGACGAGCCCGTCAACGGCCTCGACCCCGACGGCGTGCTGTGGGTCAGGCAGCTCGCCCGACGCATGGCCGCCGACGGTCGCACCGTGTTCCTGTCCAGCCACCTGATGAGCGAGATGGCGCAGACCGCCGACCGCGTGGTCGTGCTCGGCCGCGGCAAGGTCCTGGCCGACGCCCCGATCGCCGAGTTCGTCGCCGGTGGGGGAGCCGCACCGGGCGCCGCTGGCGGTGGCAGCCGGGTCATCGTCCGGACGCCGTCGCCCGAGCAGCTGTTCCAGGCCATCGGCCCGAACGCGACCGTCACCCCGCGCGAGGACGGCACCTTCCTGGTCGTCGGTCCCGACGCACCGACGGTCGGCAACATCGCGGCCCAGGCCGGCGTTGCACTGCACGAACTCACCCCGACCGGCGCGAGCCTGGAGGAGGCCTACATGGCTCTCACCCGCGACGACGTCGAGTACCGATCGGAGGGCACCCGATGA
- a CDS encoding ABC transporter permease, translated as MSATTSPTTPSTRMHGATRLSFPHLVRSEWIKLRSIRSTFWCYAILVLVTIGMAALVGANTNSGGDQMPTDIANGTLVNVNTVGVLLSSLVVGVLGVLIITGEYGTGQVRSTFTADPRRTGVILAKAVVLAVTTFVVSAVATWIGVLISLPLLAGNGVEPEIGNPSVFLPILGSSVYLTLLALLAYGIGLLVRSSAGGIAITLGILLVLPVVLSLMAGLMNLEWPVNIMKFLPDQAGSQLFAYSYDGQEASQDDIVLNGWGGFGVLAAEVLVVGALALTVARRRDV; from the coding sequence ATGAGCGCCACCACCTCGCCCACCACGCCGTCGACCCGCATGCACGGCGCGACCCGTCTGTCGTTCCCGCACTTGGTGCGGAGCGAGTGGATCAAACTGCGCAGCATCCGGTCCACGTTCTGGTGCTACGCGATCCTGGTGCTGGTGACGATCGGCATGGCCGCACTCGTCGGTGCGAACACCAACAGTGGTGGCGACCAGATGCCGACGGACATCGCCAACGGCACGCTCGTGAACGTCAACACCGTGGGCGTCCTGCTCTCGTCGCTCGTCGTGGGCGTGCTCGGCGTGCTCATCATCACCGGCGAGTACGGCACCGGTCAGGTCCGCTCGACGTTCACGGCCGACCCCCGGCGCACCGGTGTGATCCTCGCGAAGGCCGTGGTGCTGGCGGTCACGACGTTCGTCGTCAGTGCCGTCGCGACCTGGATCGGTGTGCTCATCTCGCTGCCGCTGCTGGCCGGCAACGGGGTGGAGCCGGAGATCGGCAACCCGTCGGTGTTCCTGCCGATCCTCGGGTCGTCCGTCTACCTGACGCTGCTCGCGCTGCTCGCGTACGGGATCGGCCTGCTGGTCCGGTCGAGCGCCGGCGGCATCGCGATCACGCTCGGGATCCTGCTGGTGCTGCCGGTGGTCCTGTCGCTGATGGCGGGGCTGATGAACCTCGAGTGGCCGGTCAACATCATGAAGTTCCTGCCCGACCAGGCCGGCAGCCAGCTCTTCGCGTACTCCTACGACGGACAGGAAGCCAGCCAGGACGACATCGTCCTGAACGGCTGGGGCGGCTTCGGTGTCCTGGCGGCTGAGGTGCTCGTCGTGGGTGCACTCGCGCTGACGGTCGCACGTCGACGCGACGTCTGA
- a CDS encoding dihydrofolate reductase family protein, translated as MPARFVYWMNVSIDGFVERDAGELGDVEGPEWMRIDEPLHREFNARAAAMTLSVEGRVVRDMMDPFWPDARADESMPAFMREYGEVWTDQPKVLVSRTRTSADHNTRVIGGDDAIAQLAVLREESEGDIGVGGPNLATQLLDAGLLDELLLYTHPAVLGAGRPLFDPPETGVRPPLLLDLLEQREYHNGVTLHRYQVLR; from the coding sequence ATGCCCGCGAGGTTCGTGTACTGGATGAACGTGTCGATCGACGGCTTCGTCGAGCGCGACGCCGGAGAACTCGGCGACGTCGAAGGGCCCGAGTGGATGCGGATCGACGAGCCGCTGCACCGCGAGTTCAACGCCCGCGCCGCCGCGATGACCCTGTCCGTCGAGGGGCGGGTCGTCCGCGACATGATGGACCCGTTCTGGCCGGACGCCCGCGCCGACGAGTCGATGCCGGCGTTCATGCGCGAGTACGGCGAGGTCTGGACCGACCAGCCGAAGGTCCTGGTCTCGCGCACCCGGACCAGCGCCGACCACAACACCCGGGTCATCGGGGGCGACGACGCCATCGCGCAGCTCGCCGTCCTGCGCGAGGAGTCCGAGGGCGACATCGGCGTCGGCGGCCCGAACCTCGCGACGCAGTTGCTCGACGCGGGGCTGCTCGACGAGCTGTTGCTCTACACGCACCCCGCGGTGCTCGGCGCCGGTCGGCCGCTGTTCGACCCGCCGGAGACGGGCGTGCGACCGCCGTTGCTGCTGGACCTGCTCGAGCAGCGGGAGTACCACAACGGGGTCACGCTCCACCGCTACCAGGTGCTGCGGTAG
- a CDS encoding family 43 glycosylhydrolase, whose amino-acid sequence MRRTVATILAVATLTAVATTGLPVGPAAASTPAADRTTGHSGSGHGASAPTHRNPVALSLPDGETAASCADPTAIRGVGRDRDWYLYCTTDALTATEQNADGSLVQHGVPTYRSTDLTHWTYVNDAFPTRPAWVGSANGIWAPDVVYRAGDRGRPGTWYLYYAASDTPSASAPTGGGSAVGVATSSSPTGPWTDSGGPVVAPQTAANGTGARWAFDPEVITDEGTTYLYFGSYFGGVNVRTLSADGLRSDPASERQIAIDNRYEGAYLMRHDGWWYFTGSATNCCNGALTGYGVFVARSRSPLGPFTDQDGVAITSTRVGGTPLLAQNGNRWVGTGHNTVVTDLAGQDWIIYHAVDRGDPYYAGQPTYTKRPALIDPLDWRHGWPVVRGGAGPSDTVQPGPVAQPGQRATYRATTAPVDVPGRTIRALSTSFDGTTLPTALRWTREPDRSTWTVGGGTFRWQTQDADIHPPATPLASVLSEPAPRGDYVLQTTVAVDTPATGDGVNYVQGGLIVWGDDGNYVRLTSNSIFNTRQTEFGKQVSGQPAGAPSYGNTVVGPVGDTTTLRIVHRVVGGEHRYTAYTSVDGRHFVRGGTWTAGLGSAPRIGLISLGGAGFTSTFEDLRVSTVATHRR is encoded by the coding sequence GTGCGCCGAACAGTCGCAACCATCCTCGCCGTCGCGACGCTCACGGCGGTCGCGACCACGGGCCTCCCGGTCGGCCCCGCCGCAGCGTCCACGCCCGCGGCGGACCGGACCACCGGACACAGCGGCTCGGGACACGGCGCGTCTGCGCCGACCCACCGGAACCCGGTCGCGCTCAGCCTGCCCGACGGCGAGACGGCGGCGAGCTGCGCCGACCCGACCGCGATCCGCGGCGTCGGGCGCGACCGCGACTGGTACCTGTACTGCACGACCGACGCGCTGACGGCGACGGAGCAGAACGCCGACGGATCGCTCGTGCAGCACGGGGTGCCGACCTACCGGTCGACGGACCTGACGCACTGGACGTACGTGAACGACGCGTTCCCGACGCGACCGGCGTGGGTGGGGTCCGCCAACGGGATCTGGGCGCCGGACGTCGTGTACCGCGCCGGCGACCGTGGTCGGCCGGGTACCTGGTACCTGTACTACGCCGCGTCGGACACACCATCGGCATCGGCACCGACCGGCGGGGGATCCGCGGTCGGCGTCGCGACGAGCTCGAGCCCGACCGGACCGTGGACGGACTCCGGTGGCCCGGTCGTGGCACCGCAGACCGCCGCGAACGGCACCGGGGCGCGCTGGGCGTTCGATCCCGAGGTCATCACCGACGAGGGCACCACGTACCTGTACTTCGGCAGCTACTTCGGCGGCGTCAACGTCCGCACGCTCAGCGCCGACGGACTCCGGTCGGACCCCGCGAGCGAACGGCAGATCGCGATCGACAACCGGTACGAGGGTGCGTACCTGATGCGCCACGACGGCTGGTGGTACTTCACGGGCTCCGCCACGAACTGCTGCAACGGCGCACTCACCGGGTACGGCGTCTTCGTCGCCCGGTCGCGCAGCCCACTCGGACCCTTCACCGACCAGGACGGTGTCGCGATCACGAGCACGCGGGTCGGCGGGACACCCCTGCTCGCGCAGAACGGCAACCGCTGGGTCGGCACCGGGCACAACACCGTGGTCACCGACCTCGCCGGCCAGGACTGGATCATCTACCACGCGGTCGACCGCGGCGACCCGTACTACGCCGGGCAACCGACGTACACGAAGCGGCCGGCGCTCATCGACCCGCTCGACTGGCGGCACGGCTGGCCCGTCGTACGGGGCGGGGCGGGACCGTCCGACACGGTGCAGCCGGGGCCGGTCGCGCAGCCGGGGCAGCGTGCGACCTACCGGGCGACCACTGCACCGGTCGACGTTCCCGGACGGACCATCCGTGCGCTGTCGACGTCGTTCGACGGGACCACGCTCCCCACGGCGCTCCGCTGGACCCGCGAACCCGACCGCTCGACCTGGACCGTCGGCGGCGGTACGTTCCGATGGCAGACGCAGGACGCCGACATCCACCCACCGGCGACACCACTCGCCTCGGTCCTGTCCGAACCGGCGCCGCGGGGCGACTACGTGCTGCAGACGACCGTCGCGGTGGACACCCCCGCCACCGGCGACGGCGTGAACTACGTGCAGGGCGGACTGATCGTGTGGGGCGACGACGGGAACTACGTCCGGCTGACGTCGAACTCGATCTTCAACACCCGGCAGACGGAGTTCGGCAAGCAGGTGTCCGGGCAACCGGCCGGGGCGCCGAGCTACGGCAACACGGTCGTCGGACCGGTCGGGGACACCACCACGCTCCGGATCGTGCACCGGGTCGTCGGCGGCGAGCACCGGTACACGGCGTACACGAGTGTCGACGGGCGGCACTTCGTCCGAGGCGGGACCTGGACGGCGGGCCTCGGGAGCGCGCCGAGGATCGGGCTCATCTCGCTCGGCGGTGCCGGGTTCACCAGCACGTTCGAGGACCTGCGGGTGAGCACGGTGGCGACGCACCGGCGGTGA
- a CDS encoding GAF domain-containing serine/threonine-protein kinase, translated as MSPTEDPQSAAPLLDGRYRLEHAIGQGGMSVVYRGIDESLHRPVAVKVFHAGTVDIARQEAELGVLASLEHHNLVSLLDTGVVTGHDGTPQRYLVMALVVGQDLEERLSVGPLASRHIAEIGYDMAEALHYIHSHGVVHRDIKPSNILLVDYGHDSDRARARLTDFGIALAAGVERMTADGVTTGTAAYLSPEQARGGDVGSPSDVYSLGLVLLQCFTRRREFPGSLVESAVARLSRDPVVPEPLPEHWKQLLRAMTAQDPAARPAGAELVTMLRDVVIAETAGTDHVVDTTAAPAASAGAPRADADTARPATLDTLPDEALHRTTAMAARLFDAPIALVEVLDEDRAWSQSYIAEGVDEAARNINFGNGFAPVAVPVVIPDGSIHPDMQHSPLVTGALGIRFYVSVPLVRHDGVPIGTLAVLDTKPRQATEADLANLHDLAALAVTQLEIRQESLRTTSDSLPVAQVTRQQEGARP; from the coding sequence ATGAGTCCGACCGAGGACCCCCAGTCCGCGGCCCCACTGCTCGACGGGCGCTACCGACTCGAACACGCCATCGGCCAGGGCGGCATGTCCGTCGTCTACCGCGGCATCGACGAGAGCCTGCACCGCCCCGTCGCGGTCAAGGTGTTCCACGCCGGCACCGTCGACATCGCCCGGCAGGAGGCCGAACTCGGCGTGCTCGCCTCGCTCGAGCACCACAACCTCGTCAGCCTGCTCGACACCGGCGTCGTCACCGGCCACGACGGCACCCCCCAGCGGTACCTCGTGATGGCGCTCGTCGTCGGCCAGGACCTCGAGGAACGCCTGTCCGTCGGCCCGCTCGCCTCCCGCCACATCGCCGAGATCGGCTACGACATGGCCGAGGCGCTGCACTACATCCACAGCCACGGCGTCGTGCACCGCGACATCAAGCCGTCGAACATCCTGCTCGTCGACTACGGCCACGACTCCGACCGTGCCCGCGCGCGGCTCACCGACTTCGGCATCGCGCTCGCCGCGGGCGTCGAACGCATGACCGCCGACGGCGTCACCACCGGCACCGCCGCCTACCTCAGCCCCGAGCAGGCCCGCGGCGGTGACGTCGGGAGCCCGAGCGACGTCTACTCGCTCGGCCTCGTGCTGCTGCAGTGCTTCACCCGCCGCCGCGAGTTCCCCGGCTCGCTCGTCGAGTCCGCGGTCGCCCGGCTGTCCCGCGACCCCGTCGTGCCCGAGCCCCTGCCCGAGCACTGGAAGCAACTGCTCCGTGCGATGACCGCGCAGGACCCGGCCGCGCGCCCCGCCGGCGCCGAGCTGGTCACGATGCTGCGCGACGTCGTCATCGCCGAGACCGCCGGCACCGACCACGTCGTGGACACCACGGCGGCTCCGGCCGCGTCAGCCGGAGCACCGCGAGCCGACGCCGACACGGCCCGCCCGGCGACGCTCGACACCCTGCCGGACGAGGCCCTGCACCGCACCACCGCCATGGCCGCCCGCCTGTTCGACGCGCCCATCGCCCTGGTCGAAGTGCTCGACGAGGACCGCGCCTGGTCGCAGTCGTACATCGCCGAGGGAGTCGACGAGGCAGCGCGCAACATCAACTTCGGCAACGGTTTCGCGCCCGTCGCGGTCCCCGTCGTGATCCCGGACGGGTCGATCCACCCCGACATGCAGCACAGCCCGCTCGTCACCGGCGCGCTCGGCATCCGGTTCTACGTGAGCGTGCCGCTCGTACGGCACGACGGCGTCCCGATCGGCACCCTCGCGGTGCTCGACACGAAGCCGCGGCAGGCGACCGAGGCCGACCTCGCCAACCTGCACGACCTGGCCGCCCTCGCCGTGACGCAGCTCGAGATCCGGCAGGAGTCGCTCCGCACGACGAGCGACTCGCTGCCCGTCGCGCAGGTGACGAGGCAGCAGGAGGGCGCGCGGCCCTAG